One window of the Prinia subflava isolate CZ2003 ecotype Zambia chromosome 1, Cam_Psub_1.2, whole genome shotgun sequence genome contains the following:
- the PSMG4 gene encoding proteasome assembly chaperone 4, translated as MGRERCETERVRTDRGSASSGGRGAEEARSRGCTRVRAGGAVHGRRGARGGAGTERAAGAAVLVRVRVRLFPAEREARTPGRRTGRCLPEERAPPPGPRGGPRSASRSGLACSGPAAPGEAAMEAAGGGAAGGIALHDFSGQLGEQRVHFHAMRLRDSLFLWVGAAPALASLAVAMCSPRDSIPVAASLLGDPSDTASSCLAQRLASKTKKQIFVSYNLQNTDSNFTLLIENRIKEEMTAFPEKF; from the exons atgggaagggaacGGTGCGAAACGGAGCGGGTGCGCACCGACCGGGGCAGCGCAAGTTCAGGAGGCAGGGGCGCGGAGGAGGCGCGCTCCCGGGGGTGTACCCGTGTTCGTGCTGGGGGCGCTGTGCACGGACGGAGGGGAGCCCGGGGAGGGGCGGGCACGGAGCGGGCTGCGGGCGCCGCTGTGCTCGTCCGTGTGCGTGTCCGGCTGTTCCCTGCGGAGCGGGAAGCGCGCACCCCCGGGCGCCGGACGGGGCGGTGCCTCCCGGAGGAGCGAGCGCCGCCTCccgggccgcggggcgggcCGCGCTCGGCCTCCCGCTCGGGCCTTGCGTGCTCGGGCCCGGCCGCGCCTGGAGAGGCGGCGATggaggcggcgggcggcggagcggcgggcGGCATCGCCCTGCACGACTTCAGCGGGCAGCTGGGCGAGCAGCGGGTGCACTTCCACGCCATGCGCCTGCGGGACTCGCTCTTCCTCTGGGTGGGCGCCGCCCCCGCCCTCGCCAGCCTGGCCGTCGCCATGTGCAGCCCCCGT GACAGCATCCCGGTGGCCGCCTCGCTCCTGGGGGACCCCTCGGACaccgcctcctcctgcctggcgCAGCGCTTGG CCAGCAAGACCAAAAAGCAGATATTTGTCAGCTACAATCTTCAAAACACAGACAGCAATTTCACCTTACTCATAGAGAACAGGATCAAAGAAGAAATGACAGCTTTTCCAGAGAAGTTCTGA